One window of Bacteroides sp. AN502(2024) genomic DNA carries:
- a CDS encoding IS4 family transposase, producing the protein MANITLFAQVISHLPKENIRKIIKSSGSDKHCKGYNTWSQFVSMIFSQFSGCDSVRDISNGLKSATGNLNHLGINRAPSKSTVAYQNANRDSSVFRGIFYSLFQYFGQQALWQRRKFRFKMPIKLLDSTLVSLTLSIYDWAHYTTTKGAVKMHTLLDYDSLLPEFVNITDGKTTDNKAAFDIELHPYSIVVADRGYCDYSLLNNWDSSNVFFVVRHKDNIRYKSIEELPLPEKHAQNVLIDEIIEFELSAAKSKYPKRLRRIAVWNDEHGFEIELLTNNFTLAASSIAALYKARWNIEIFFRNLKQLLRIKGFIGTSRNAVETQIWTAMTTMLILTWLKHIARYKWALANLVVTLRLNTFTKIDLQKWLDQPFTPPPETIEND; encoded by the coding sequence ATGGCAAATATAACACTTTTCGCACAGGTAATATCACATCTCCCGAAAGAAAATATCAGGAAAATCATAAAATCTTCGGGGTCAGACAAGCATTGTAAGGGCTACAATACATGGAGTCAGTTTGTTAGCATGATTTTCAGCCAATTCTCAGGATGTGATTCAGTCAGAGATATCTCAAACGGGCTGAAATCAGCCACCGGCAACCTCAATCATTTGGGAATCAATCGTGCACCATCCAAGTCAACGGTAGCATATCAGAACGCCAACCGAGACAGTTCGGTTTTTCGCGGCATATTCTACTCGTTGTTTCAGTATTTCGGACAGCAAGCCCTATGGCAACGAAGAAAGTTCCGTTTCAAGATGCCGATAAAACTGCTCGACTCCACATTGGTGTCATTGACTCTGTCAATATATGACTGGGCACATTACACTACCACCAAGGGGGCGGTCAAGATGCACACGCTATTGGACTATGACAGTCTTTTGCCGGAGTTCGTGAATATCACCGATGGCAAAACCACCGACAACAAAGCTGCTTTTGATATTGAGTTACATCCGTATAGTATTGTAGTAGCCGACCGAGGCTACTGTGACTACTCATTGCTGAATAATTGGGACAGCAGCAACGTGTTCTTTGTAGTGCGTCATAAAGACAATATCCGGTACAAATCCATAGAGGAGTTGCCTTTGCCTGAAAAACACGCTCAGAATGTACTTATTGACGAAATAATCGAGTTCGAACTCTCGGCGGCCAAATCCAAATATCCCAAACGTTTACGTCGCATCGCAGTATGGAACGATGAACACGGTTTTGAAATTGAGTTACTCACAAACAACTTCACATTGGCAGCATCAAGCATAGCGGCTCTGTACAAGGCTCGGTGGAACATAGAAATCTTCTTTCGCAACCTCAAGCAACTGCTACGCATCAAGGGCTTTATCGGCACATCCCGCAATGCCGTAGAGACCCAAATATGGACTGCTATGACTACAATGCTGATTCTGACATGGCTAAAGCACATCGCAAGATACAAATGGGCATTGGCTAACCTTGTGGTCACGCTCCGGCTGAACACATTTACCAAAATCGACCTCCAAAAATGGCTTGATCAACCATTTACACCACCTCCCGAAACCATCGAAAACGATTAG
- the gyrB gene encoding DNA topoisomerase (ATP-hydrolyzing) subunit B: MSEEQITPNNGSYSADSIQVLEGLEAVRKRPAMYIGDISIKGLHHLVYEIVDNSIDEALAGYCDHIEVTINEDNSITVQDNGRGIPVDYHEKEKKSALEVAMTVLHAGGKFDKGSYKVSGGLHGVGMSCVNALSTHMTTQVFRNGKIYQQEYEIGKPLYSVKEVGTADITGTRQQFWPDATIFTETVYDYKILASRLRELAYLNAGLRISLTDRRVVNEDGSFKGEQFYSEEGLREFVRFIESSREHLINDVIYLNSEKQGIPIEVAIMYNTGFSENVHSYVNNINTIEGGTHLAGFRRALTRTLKKYAEDSKMLEKVKVEISGDDFREGLTAVISVKVAEPQFEGQTKTKLGNNEVMGAVDQAVGEVLSYYLEEHPKEAKAIVDKVILAATARHAARKAREMVQRKSPMSGGGLPGKLADCSDKDPSKCELFLVEGDSAGGTAKQGRNRMFQAILPLRGKILNVEKAMYHKALESDEIRNIYTALGVTIGTEDDSKEANIEKLRYHKIIIMTDADVDGSHIDTLIMTFFFRYMPQIIQNGYLYIATPPLYLCKKGKVEEYCWTDAQRQKFIDTYGGGSENAIHTQRYKGLGEMNAQQLWETTMDPENRMLKQVNIENAAEADYIFSMLMGEDVGPRREFIEENATYANIDA, encoded by the coding sequence ATGAGCGAAGAACAAATCACTCCCAATAACGGGTCTTATTCTGCGGATAGTATCCAAGTATTGGAAGGTCTTGAAGCAGTAAGAAAACGCCCTGCGATGTACATTGGCGACATCAGCATCAAGGGACTTCACCACTTGGTATATGAGATCGTTGACAACTCTATCGATGAGGCATTGGCCGGCTACTGCGACCATATCGAAGTAACAATCAACGAAGACAATTCAATCACAGTACAGGACAACGGACGTGGTATTCCGGTAGACTATCACGAGAAAGAAAAGAAGTCAGCACTGGAAGTTGCCATGACTGTATTGCACGCCGGAGGTAAATTCGACAAAGGATCTTACAAGGTATCCGGAGGTTTGCACGGTGTAGGTATGTCTTGCGTGAACGCACTGTCTACCCACATGACCACGCAAGTATTCCGTAATGGGAAAATCTACCAACAGGAATACGAGATCGGCAAGCCGCTTTATTCTGTAAAGGAAGTCGGTACAGCCGACATTACAGGAACTCGCCAACAATTCTGGCCCGATGCCACCATCTTTACCGAAACAGTATACGATTACAAGATTCTAGCCTCACGTCTGCGCGAATTGGCTTATCTAAACGCAGGTTTGCGTATCTCTTTGACTGATCGTCGAGTTGTGAACGAAGACGGAAGTTTCAAAGGTGAACAGTTCTATTCAGAAGAAGGATTGAGAGAGTTCGTACGTTTTATCGAGTCTTCACGCGAACATCTGATTAACGATGTCATCTACCTGAACTCAGAAAAACAAGGAATTCCTATCGAAGTGGCTATCATGTATAATACGGGATTCTCCGAGAATGTCCACTCATACGTTAACAATATCAACACTATTGAAGGTGGTACGCACCTGGCCGGTTTCCGCCGTGCGCTGACTCGTACACTGAAGAAATACGCTGAAGACAGCAAGATGCTGGAAAAGGTGAAAGTTGAAATCTCGGGAGATGACTTCCGTGAAGGTTTGACTGCCGTTATTTCCGTAAAAGTGGCTGAACCACAGTTTGAAGGACAGACCAAAACAAAATTGGGTAACAACGAAGTGATGGGTGCTGTCGACCAAGCCGTAGGTGAAGTATTGTCATACTATCTGGAAGAACATCCGAAGGAAGCAAAAGCAATTGTCGACAAGGTAATTCTTGCCGCTACCGCACGTCACGCTGCAAGGAAAGCCCGTGAAATGGTACAACGTAAGTCACCGATGTCAGGTGGTGGCCTGCCGGGTAAGTTGGCCGACTGTTCGGATAAGGATCCTTCAAAATGTGAACTGTTCCTCGTCGAGGGAGACTCGGCAGGTGGTACAGCCAAACAGGGACGTAACCGTATGTTCCAGGCTATCCTCCCATTACGCGGTAAGATTCTAAATGTGGAAAAAGCCATGTATCACAAGGCTTTGGAAAGTGATGAAATCCGCAATATCTACACAGCGCTCGGTGTCACAATCGGAACCGAAGATGATAGCAAGGAGGCGAATATAGAAAAGCTGCGTTATCACAAGATTATCATCATGACCGATGCCGATGTCGATGGTTCTCACATCGACACACTGATCATGACGTTCTTCTTCCGTTATATGCCGCAGATTATTCAGAACGGTTATCTGTACATCGCCACTCCCCCGCTCTACCTCTGCAAAAAGGGTAAAGTAGAAGAGTATTGCTGGACAGACGCACAACGCCAGAAGTTTATCGACACTTACGGAGGCGGTTCGGAAAATGCAATTCATACACAGCGCTACAAAGGTTTGGGTGAAATGAACGCCCAGCAGTTATGGGAAACAACCATGGACCCCGAGAACCGTATGTTGAAACAAGTAAATATTGAAAACGCTGCAGAAGCCGACTATATCTTCTCCATGTTAATGGGCGAAGATGTGGGACCACGCCGCGAGTTTATTGAAGAAAATGCAACGTATGCAAATATCGATGCATAA
- a CDS encoding restriction endonuclease subunit S, producing MTQSKEIRWVRLGDFIQQLDDRNRTNTLTEKNVRGISVDKVFTPTKANLEGISLTSYKIVKPKEFAYVPDTSRRGDKIALAFNDSKESYLISSIYTTFHIFRNNITPEYLFLWFTRQDFNRFARFHSWGSARETLSWNTFCDIKIPVPYKNGEPDIERQQEIVDIWQGLRRLKEENEAIAQPLLDICQAKMDELKHSMPKKKMGEFIRQRREKYDGDAVLPIRGVSREGFINPKQKDADLSKYNVFYKNDFVFNPARMEVNSIALNTDIDKGICSSLYEIFEIINDYIYPELLNIFIKRDEFARHCEFLGWGSAREYCRVADISQIEVPVPPIHIQQALIDLYHCARRAKEIAEEATQQLKSICPALMQHIIHS from the coding sequence ATGACGCAGAGTAAGGAAATACGATGGGTTAGGCTTGGCGATTTCATTCAGCAATTGGATGACAGGAATCGTACCAATACTTTGACAGAGAAGAATGTCAGAGGGATTAGCGTGGATAAAGTATTCACACCAACGAAAGCGAATCTTGAGGGCATATCATTGACATCCTATAAAATTGTTAAGCCTAAGGAATTTGCGTATGTTCCCGATACTTCTCGTCGTGGAGATAAGATTGCATTAGCATTCAATGACTCAAAGGAATCTTATCTTATTTCATCAATTTACACAACTTTCCACATATTTAGGAACAATATTACTCCAGAATATTTATTCCTTTGGTTTACAAGGCAAGATTTTAATCGGTTTGCTCGCTTCCATTCGTGGGGAAGTGCACGAGAGACACTTTCTTGGAATACATTTTGCGACATTAAAATCCCTGTACCCTATAAGAATGGAGAGCCGGATATCGAGCGTCAGCAGGAAATAGTGGATATTTGGCAGGGGCTTCGCCGTCTTAAAGAGGAGAACGAAGCAATCGCGCAACCACTCCTCGACATCTGCCAAGCCAAAATGGATGAATTGAAGCACTCGATGCCCAAAAAGAAAATGGGCGAATTTATACGACAACGCAGAGAAAAATATGATGGCGATGCTGTTTTGCCTATTCGTGGCGTTTCTCGTGAAGGATTCATTAACCCTAAACAAAAAGACGCAGACCTTTCAAAATATAACGTGTTTTATAAAAACGATTTCGTATTTAATCCTGCTCGTATGGAAGTTAACTCTATCGCTCTTAACACTGATATAGATAAAGGTATATGTTCTTCTTTATATGAAATCTTTGAAATTATAAATGATTATATCTATCCTGAACTTCTCAATATCTTCATAAAACGAGATGAATTTGCTCGTCATTGTGAATTTTTAGGTTGGGGGTCTGCTCGTGAATATTGCAGAGTCGCTGACATTTCTCAAATTGAAGTACCTGTCCCACCCATACATATTCAACAAGCTCTTATCGATCTGTACCATTGTGCCCGACGAGCCAAGGAAATAGCCGAGGAAGCGACACAACAACTTAAATCAATCTGTCCTGCCCTGATGCAGCACATCATACATTCATAG
- the rpsT gene encoding 30S ribosomal protein S20 — MANHKSSLKRIRQEETRRLHNRYYAKTMRNAVRKLRATTDKAEAVAMYPGITKMLDKLAKVNIIHKNKANNLKSKLALYINKLA; from the coding sequence ATGGCAAATCATAAATCATCACTGAAAAGAATCAGACAAGAAGAGACAAGAAGACTTCATAACAGATATTATGCTAAGACCATGAGAAATGCTGTTAGGAAGCTTCGTGCAACTACTGATAAAGCAGAAGCAGTTGCAATGTACCCAGGCATTACGAAGATGTTGGATAAGTTGGCTAAGGTGAATATCATTCACAAAAACAAAGCTAACAATCTGAAATCCAAGTTAGCTCTTTATATTAATAAGCTCGCTTAA
- the dinD gene encoding DNA damage-inducible protein D codes for MDLIKVTQHTSTFNGITQIIKDDEGNDMEVWFARDLQPLLGYARWENFQVAINRAIESCKSQNINIDDHFREVTKMVTLGSGAKRNIQDFMLTRFACYLIAQNGDPKKEEVAFAQGYFAVQTRRAELIAEHINHIARIEARDRLRASEKQLSQNIYERGVDDKGFGRIRSKGDTVLFGGFTTEMMKRRLGVKSGALADYLPTLTIAAKNLATEMTNYNVEQKDLHGEASITEEHCGNNRSVRSMLGQRGIRPEELPPAEDIKKIERRVASNEKKIERNSAKLPKHPTNDAE; via the coding sequence ATGGACTTAATCAAAGTAACCCAACATACATCAACGTTCAATGGCATTACCCAAATCATCAAAGACGACGAGGGTAACGACATGGAAGTATGGTTTGCACGCGACCTTCAGCCACTTCTCGGCTATGCCAGATGGGAGAATTTCCAAGTAGCCATCAATCGGGCTATCGAATCATGCAAATCGCAGAATATCAACATTGATGACCATTTTCGTGAGGTCACGAAAATGGTCACTCTTGGCAGTGGAGCGAAGCGAAACATACAAGACTTCATGCTTACTCGTTTTGCCTGTTATCTGATAGCTCAAAACGGAGACCCGAAGAAAGAGGAAGTCGCATTCGCGCAAGGCTATTTCGCCGTGCAAACTCGCAGGGCAGAATTGATTGCCGAGCATATCAACCATATAGCACGAATTGAGGCTCGAGACAGACTTCGTGCTTCCGAGAAGCAACTCTCGCAGAATATCTACGAGCGTGGCGTTGATGACAAAGGTTTCGGGCGCATACGCTCAAAAGGTGATACGGTGCTTTTCGGCGGATTTACCACCGAAATGATGAAAAGGCGTTTAGGCGTTAAGTCCGGTGCCCTTGCCGACTATCTACCGACTCTGACAATTGCAGCCAAGAACCTCGCTACCGAAATGACCAACTACAATGTTGAGCAAAAGGATTTACACGGTGAGGCTTCTATTACCGAGGAACATTGCGGCAACAATCGCAGTGTTCGTTCCATGCTCGGACAGCGCGGTATTCGTCCGGAAGAGCTTCCACCCGCCGAAGACATCAAGAAAATTGAGCGCAGAGTCGCGTCTAATGAGAAGAAAATTGAACGCAACTCTGCAAAACTTCCTAAACATCCGACTAATGACGCAGAGTAA
- a CDS encoding type I restriction endonuclease subunit R, producing MPRNGKYYESEYERAVVELLQAEGWQYTHGEQVHNRRVDEALIEDDLRDFIKFRYADQGLTDDEIHTVVARLRNIGGVTDYEATFNAVELYRDGFDFSYPDGRKSAFHFDYIDFECWDNNIFRVVNQFEMHQGQETRIPDVMLFINGIPVAILELKNPIDANATIRDAHSQITVRYRRDIMNLLKYCSLAIISDGSNSRIGNVFADYEFFYAWKKVNNEDKPAKGVDELRSLIKGALAPKRIVSIIRDFVYFPDKEYAMQKENEGKEIEVVCRYPQFFATRRLRDNIMLHLRSHGGDGKGGTYFGATGCGKTYTMLFLARQLALRCKDKVGSPTVLIIVDREDLETQTGKLFANSVKFLSNGAVRTFDSREDLGKELSMREQGGVYITTIQKFSSETGLLSNRSNIICISDEAHRTQNNTGSKLRIIDRKKDDKEAVCPTDDSKLGAFITYGFAKYLRDALPNATYVGFTGTPIDETIHVFGGIVDSYSMRQAREDDITVDISYEPRLVHVNLDKEQSNLIEQYYKTCEEEGAKTDDIDTSKRAMLSLNVILGNPDRLERMARDIIAYYDKRTEDQPELLQKAMIVCNERTIAYDLYNAIIMLRPEWGKSVKALDESWYSEDELHSMEAVPFVNVVATRDKNDNKAMYKLLGDKQHRKDLDRLFKDERSNFRIAIVVDMWITGFDVPSLNMLFNDKPLQKHTLIQTISRVNRKFSNVVLDEDGNRISGDTKKNGIIIDYLGIHSNLQQAMKKYGGDEPGEVGNVNLALDAFRNELKILRQITHGFDFSDFFGDNALARLQCLQSAVEFLLMEETKGVEYEGNVKATTAFKSHVKRLKAAYNICNPAGVLSDEEVTWAQLLMGVYSYLIKITDSHHDVESMNRHVEQMVKEAISCSSVETIFDMKGEIDIYGDDFLKELEDVKMPCTKFELLVKLLRKAIKEYKKTNKSRAEHFYKLLQATIEEYHNRDRLTYVNQVTGQAVNSTVGMVEDRIRTLTDKLKSLFGELQTDKMEFKKLGISFQEKAFYDILIEVRDNAEPPFEYPNEKCLELAKKIKELVDDSSLYADWLNNSKVRDRLANQLTKLFWKNGYPPEWDGLVFDKVLEQVENFKENSYSVPRGYDDPYDAPLIAAEP from the coding sequence ATGCCACGAAACGGAAAATATTACGAGAGCGAATACGAAAGAGCGGTAGTGGAACTGCTCCAAGCTGAAGGGTGGCAGTACACTCACGGCGAACAGGTTCACAACCGCCGTGTCGATGAAGCCCTTATCGAAGACGATTTACGGGACTTCATCAAATTTCGCTATGCCGACCAAGGGCTTACCGATGATGAGATTCATACCGTCGTTGCCCGCCTACGCAACATCGGCGGTGTTACCGACTACGAGGCCACTTTCAACGCGGTTGAACTTTATCGTGACGGCTTCGACTTTTCATATCCGGACGGGCGCAAAAGCGCTTTCCATTTCGACTATATCGACTTCGAATGTTGGGATAACAATATCTTTCGTGTAGTCAATCAGTTTGAGATGCACCAAGGGCAAGAGACCCGAATACCCGATGTGATGCTTTTCATCAATGGTATTCCTGTTGCCATTCTCGAATTGAAAAATCCTATTGACGCCAACGCTACCATCCGCGATGCCCACTCGCAAATCACCGTGCGTTATCGCCGGGACATTATGAATCTGCTGAAATACTGCTCGCTTGCGATTATTTCAGACGGCTCTAATTCGCGCATCGGCAACGTGTTTGCCGACTACGAATTTTTCTACGCTTGGAAGAAAGTTAATAACGAAGATAAGCCCGCAAAAGGAGTGGACGAGTTGCGCTCCTTGATTAAGGGCGCACTTGCTCCCAAGCGTATTGTAAGCATTATCCGCGATTTTGTTTATTTCCCCGATAAGGAATATGCCATGCAGAAGGAAAACGAGGGGAAAGAAATAGAGGTGGTGTGCCGTTATCCGCAATTCTTCGCGACACGCAGGCTTCGTGACAACATTATGCTTCATCTCCGCTCGCATGGCGGTGACGGCAAGGGCGGCACCTACTTTGGCGCTACCGGTTGTGGCAAGACCTACACCATGCTTTTCCTCGCCCGCCAGCTTGCTCTCCGCTGCAAGGACAAAGTCGGTAGTCCTACGGTTCTCATCATCGTTGACCGCGAAGACCTCGAAACCCAGACGGGGAAACTGTTTGCAAACTCCGTGAAATTCCTTAGCAATGGCGCGGTCAGGACTTTCGACAGCCGCGAGGATTTGGGAAAGGAACTTTCCATGCGTGAACAGGGCGGCGTTTATATTACCACTATTCAGAAATTCTCGTCGGAAACCGGACTTTTGAGCAATCGCAGCAACATCATCTGCATATCCGACGAGGCACACCGTACTCAAAACAATACAGGTTCAAAGCTCCGCATCATAGACCGTAAGAAAGACGACAAAGAAGCTGTCTGCCCGACTGACGACAGCAAACTTGGCGCATTTATCACATACGGCTTTGCAAAGTATCTGCGTGATGCACTCCCAAATGCCACATACGTGGGATTTACCGGAACTCCCATTGACGAAACCATTCATGTTTTCGGTGGTATTGTGGACAGCTATTCCATGCGTCAGGCTCGGGAAGATGATATTACCGTTGATATCAGTTATGAACCTCGGCTTGTTCATGTGAATCTTGACAAGGAGCAAAGCAATCTTATAGAGCAATACTATAAAACCTGTGAGGAAGAAGGTGCGAAGACCGATGACATAGACACAAGTAAACGTGCAATGTTGAGCCTTAACGTCATTCTTGGCAACCCCGACCGTCTTGAACGTATGGCGCGTGATATCATCGCGTATTACGACAAGCGCACAGAAGACCAGCCGGAATTGCTTCAAAAGGCAATGATTGTATGCAATGAGCGCACGATTGCCTATGACCTATACAATGCTATAATAATGTTGCGACCGGAATGGGGCAAGTCAGTCAAGGCACTTGATGAGTCGTGGTATTCGGAAGATGAACTCCACTCAATGGAGGCCGTGCCATTTGTGAATGTTGTTGCCACCCGCGACAAGAACGATAACAAGGCTATGTACAAGCTTCTTGGGGACAAACAGCATCGCAAAGACCTCGACCGGTTGTTCAAAGACGAACGAAGTAACTTCCGAATCGCGATAGTTGTTGATATGTGGATTACGGGCTTCGATGTGCCAAGCCTTAATATGCTTTTCAACGACAAGCCTTTGCAAAAGCATACTCTTATTCAGACTATCAGCCGGGTAAACCGCAAGTTCTCGAATGTCGTGCTTGATGAAGACGGCAACCGCATTAGTGGTGATACGAAGAAAAACGGCATCATCATTGACTATCTCGGCATCCACTCCAATCTTCAACAAGCTATGAAAAAGTATGGTGGAGACGAGCCGGGAGAAGTAGGCAATGTAAACCTTGCACTTGATGCGTTCCGTAACGAGCTTAAAATCCTGCGTCAGATTACGCATGGCTTCGACTTCTCCGATTTCTTCGGCGACAATGCTCTCGCCAGACTCCAATGCTTGCAAAGTGCGGTGGAATTTCTTCTTATGGAAGAAACCAAAGGCGTGGAATATGAAGGTAACGTAAAAGCAACGACGGCATTTAAGTCACACGTCAAGCGGCTTAAAGCGGCTTACAACATTTGTAATCCCGCCGGTGTGTTGTCCGATGAAGAAGTGACATGGGCGCAGTTACTGATGGGTGTATATTCATACCTCATCAAGATTACCGACAGCCATCACGATGTGGAGAGTATGAACCGCCATGTGGAACAAATGGTAAAAGAGGCTATCTCGTGCAGTAGCGTTGAAACCATCTTCGACATGAAAGGCGAGATTGATATTTATGGCGATGATTTCCTTAAGGAGCTTGAAGACGTGAAGATGCCATGCACGAAATTTGAACTTCTTGTCAAGCTCCTTCGCAAAGCTATCAAGGAGTATAAGAAAACAAACAAGAGCCGTGCCGAGCACTTCTACAAGCTCCTTCAAGCCACTATTGAGGAATACCATAACCGTGACCGACTCACATACGTCAATCAAGTGACCGGTCAGGCCGTAAATTCTACGGTTGGTATGGTTGAAGACCGCATCAGGACTCTTACCGATAAACTAAAATCATTGTTCGGCGAACTCCAGACCGACAAGATGGAGTTTAAGAAACTCGGCATCTCTTTCCAAGAAAAAGCTTTCTACGACATTCTAATTGAGGTGAGGGATAATGCCGAACCTCCTTTTGAATATCCCAATGAAAAGTGTCTTGAACTCGCTAAAAAGATAAAGGAGCTTGTTGATGACTCATCACTTTACGCTGACTGGCTCAACAACTCGAAAGTTCGCGACCGTCTTGCCAACCAATTGACAAAACTTTTCTGGAAAAACGGTTATCCGCCAGAATGGGATGGCCTCGTCTTTGACAAAGTGCTTGAACAGGTAGAGAATTTCAAAGAGAACTCGTATAGTGTTCCACGCGGATATGATGATCCGTATGATGCACCATTAATAGCGGCAGAGCCGTAA
- a CDS encoding helix-turn-helix transcriptional regulator: MESRKINRIKVVLVENGKTGKWLAEQVGKNEATVSRWCSNRMQPSLDMLVKIAELLKIDPRQLINGGNND; the protein is encoded by the coding sequence ATGGAATCGCGAAAAATCAACAGGATTAAGGTTGTATTAGTCGAGAACGGAAAAACCGGGAAGTGGTTGGCCGAACAAGTAGGGAAAAACGAGGCCACAGTTTCCCGATGGTGCTCCAACCGAATGCAGCCCTCCCTTGATATGCTTGTGAAGATTGCAGAACTTTTAAAAATTGATCCACGCCAACTGATAAATGGCGGTAACAATGACTGA
- a CDS encoding acyloxyacyl hydrolase → MNRNMNTRRLLYIICLLALPAVDGILNAQTVSEPVSQRNDSANHALIHQIGFEIRPGYVAPTNSFLAGDNAQQKAIDQSLSLHLKYTFRFSPNSYLGKLYSHAYQGVGVSYNTFSRPDELGNPVNVYVFQGAPLMQLSRRLSLDYEWNFGASFGWRKYDELYNQRNMAIGSEINAYINLGFFLNWQLHPQWKLAAGVDLTHFSNGNTHYPNGGLNVIGGRVGVVRIFDAADGASGAVDSKRLFIEPHVSYDLVVYGATRKKGFVKDNVPSLVPGSFGIVGLNFAPMYNLNNYFRAGLSVDAQYDESANIKDYKLEGTYSDGLKFHHPPFRKQFAVGLSLRAELVMPIFSINAGLGRNLICSGDDTKGFYQILALKTYVTRHLFLHVGYQLSKFKDPNNLMLGFGYRFHDKR, encoded by the coding sequence ATAAATAGAAATATGAATACCAGACGCTTATTGTACATTATTTGTTTACTGGCGCTTCCGGCTGTTGACGGGATACTGAATGCTCAGACTGTCTCGGAGCCTGTCAGCCAACGGAATGACAGTGCGAATCATGCACTAATCCATCAGATTGGTTTTGAAATCCGTCCGGGCTATGTGGCTCCGACGAACAGTTTCCTCGCGGGAGACAATGCGCAGCAGAAAGCCATCGACCAATCACTTTCCCTACATCTGAAGTACACTTTCCGGTTCAGCCCAAATTCCTATTTGGGCAAGCTGTATTCTCATGCTTATCAGGGTGTCGGTGTTTCATATAATACTTTTTCCCGTCCTGATGAACTGGGAAATCCGGTGAATGTGTATGTATTTCAGGGTGCGCCTCTTATGCAGCTTTCCCGTCGTCTTTCGTTAGACTATGAGTGGAATTTCGGAGCTTCTTTCGGTTGGAGGAAATATGACGAACTATACAACCAAAGGAATATGGCAATCGGTTCTGAAATCAATGCATACATCAATCTGGGATTTTTTCTGAATTGGCAACTTCATCCGCAATGGAAGCTTGCGGCAGGTGTGGATTTAACTCATTTTTCCAACGGGAATACACATTATCCCAATGGTGGACTCAATGTGATTGGGGGAAGAGTCGGCGTCGTACGTATCTTTGACGCTGCAGATGGCGCATCAGGAGCAGTGGACTCCAAACGGCTTTTTATAGAGCCGCATGTCAGCTATGATTTGGTAGTATATGGTGCCACCCGCAAAAAAGGATTCGTCAAAGACAATGTGCCGAGTTTGGTTCCCGGTTCATTTGGTATTGTAGGTCTCAATTTTGCTCCGATGTACAATCTCAACAACTATTTCCGGGCGGGACTCTCCGTGGATGCGCAGTATGACGAGAGTGCTAATATCAAAGATTATAAATTGGAAGGAACTTATTCGGATGGATTAAAGTTTCATCATCCTCCTTTCCGGAAGCAATTTGCTGTGGGGCTGTCCCTTCGGGCGGAACTGGTGATGCCTATTTTCTCAATCAATGCCGGACTTGGGCGAAACCTGATATGCAGTGGAGATGATACGAAGGGTTTCTACCAAATTCTCGCTCTCAAAACTTACGTTACGCGCCATTTATTTCTGCACGTAGGATACCAGTTGAGCAAGTTTAAAGATCCCAATAATTTGATGCTGGGCTTTGGCTATAGATTCCATGACAAACGGTGA